In the Leishmania donovani BPK282A1 complete genome, chromosome 29 genome, one interval contains:
- a CDS encoding heat shock protein 20, putative has product MWSPSNKRDSLINSDDALFPFLLHFPGLHPRQMFSSFFSSRSRGSWIPAVDISEQDDGYTLVADLPEVRKEDLRVYTESSSIICISGNRKHILKQDEHQLLVAERGAGRFERCFDLPTSVDSSKIKASFNDQQLNVSIPKLRNSRSGTSNTVTID; this is encoded by the coding sequence ATGTGGAGCCCGAGCAACAAGAGGGACTCGCTCATcaacagcgacgacgccctcttcccttttctccttcATTTTCCTGGTTTACATCCGCGTCAAATGTTCAGCTCCTTCTTCTCATCGCGCTCGCGCGGGTCGTGGATTCCAGCCGTCGATATATCGGAGCAGGACGACGGCTACACACTTGTTGCTGACCTGCCAGAAGTGAGAAAGGAGGACCTGCGTGTGTACACGGAGAGTTCGAGCATCATCTGCATCTCTGGCAACCGCAAGCACATCCTAAAGCAGGACGAGCACCAGCTGCTCGTTGcggagcgcggcgccggccgctTTGAACGGTGCTTCGACCTCCCCACTTCCGTCGACAGCAGCAAAATCAAGGCCAGCTTCAACGATCAACAGCTGAATGTGTCCATTCCAAAACTGCGAAATTCGAGGTCTGGAACGTCCAACACAGTCACCATCGACTAA
- a CDS encoding 60S ribosomal protein L13, putative has product MPKGNNAIPHVHQKKHWNPCSSQKGNVKVFLNQPAQKHRRRRLRLLKAKKVFPRPLKALRPQVNCP; this is encoded by the coding sequence ATGCCGAAGGGTAACAACGCGATCCCCCACGTTCACCAGAAGAAGCACTGGAACCCGTGCTCTTCGCAGAAGGGCAACGTGAAGGTGTTCCTGAACCAGCCGGCTCAgaagcaccgccgtcgccgtctgcgcctgCTGAAGGCCAAGAAGGTGTTTCCTCGCCCGCTGAAGGCGCTGCGTCCGCAGGTGAACTGTCCC
- a CDS encoding 60S ribosomal protein L13, putative, which translates to MPKGNNAIPHVHQKKHWNPCSSQKGNVKVFLNQPAQKHRRRRLRLLKAKKVFPRPLKALRPQ; encoded by the coding sequence ATGCCGAAGGGTAACAACGCGATCCCCCACGTTCACCAGAAGAAGCACTGGAACCCGTGCTCTTCGCAGAAGGGCAACGTGAAGGTGTTCCTGAACCAGCCGGCTCAgaagcaccgccgtcgccgtctgcgcctgCTGAAGGCCAAGAAGGTGTTTCCTCGCCCGCTGAAGGCGCTGCGTCCGCAG